A segment of the Entelurus aequoreus isolate RoL-2023_Sb linkage group LG23, RoL_Eaeq_v1.1, whole genome shotgun sequence genome:
ggtgagggatcagacaaagagcagctcgaagacctcaatgaaaaataaaacttatggacccagatttccctcgcccggacgcgggtcaccggggcccccctctggagccgggcccggaggtggggcacgatggcgagtgcctggtggccgggcctgtccccatggggcccggccgggcacagcccgaagaggcaacgtgggttccccctccaatgggctcaccacccatagcaggggtcatagaggtcgggtgcgatgtgagctgggcggcagccgaaggcagggcacttggcggtccgatcctcggctacagaagctagctcttgggacgtggaacgtcacctcgctgggggggaaggagcctgagctagtgcgcgaggtggagaagttccgactagacatagtcagactcacttcgacgcacagcaagggctctggaaccagttctctcgagaggagctggactctcttctactctggcgttgccggcagtgagaggcgacgggctggggtggcaattcttgttgccccccggctcagagcctgcatgttggagttcaacccggtggacgagagggtagcttccctccgccttcgggtgggggaacgggtcctgactgtggtttgcgcttacgcgccaaaccgcagctcagagtacccaccctttttggattcactcgagggagtacttgagagtgctcccccgggtgattccctcgttctactgggggacttcaatgctcatgttggcagcgacagtgaaacctggagaggcgtgattgggaagaatggctgcccggatctgaacccaagtggtgttttgttattggacttttgtgcccgtcacagattgtccataacaaacaccatgttcaaacataagggtgtccatatgtgcacttggcaccaggacaccctaggccgcagttccatgatcgactttgtagttgtgtcgtcggatttgcggcctcatgttttggacactcggctgaagagaggggcggagctttctactgatcaccacctggtggtgagttggctgcgatggtgggggaggatgccggacagacctggcaggcccaaacgcattgtgagggtttgctgggaacgtctggcagagtctcctgtcagagagagtttcaattcccacctccggaagaactttgaacatgtcacgagggaagtgctggacattgagtccgaatggaccatgttccgcacctctattgtcgaggcggctgattggagctgtggccgcaaggtagttggtgcctgtcgtggcggtaatcctagaacccgctggtggacaccagcggtgagggatgccgtcaagctgaagaaagagtcctatcgggttcttttggctcataggactcctgaggcagcggacaggtaccgacaggccaagcggtgtgcggcttcggcggtcgcggaggcaaaaactcggacatgggaggagttcggggaagccatggaaaacgacttccggaaggcttcgaagcgattctggaccaccatccgccgcctcaggaaggggaagcagtgcactatcaacaccgtgtatggtgaggatggggttctgctgacctcgactgcggatgttgtggatcggtggagggaatacttcgaagacctcctcaatcccaccaacacgtcttcctatgaggaagtagtgcctggggaatctgtggtgggctctcctatttctggggctgaggttgctgaggtagttaaaaagctcctcggtggcaaggccccgggggtggatgagatccgcccagagttccttaaggctctggatgctgtggggctgtcttggttgacaagactctgcagcatcgcgtggacatcgggggcggtacctctggagtggcagaccggggtggtggttcctctctttaagaaggggaaccggagggtgtgttctaactatcgtgggatcacactcctcagccttcccggtaaggtctattcaggtgtgctggagaggaggctacgccggatagtcgaacctcggattcaggaggaacagtgtggttttcgtcctggtcgtggaactgtggaccagctctatactctcggcagggtccttgagggtgcatgggagtttgcccaaccagtctacatgtgttttgtggacttggagaaggcattcgaccgtgtccctcgggaagtcctgtggggagtgctcagagagtatggggtatcggactgtctgattgtggcggtccgctccctgtatgatcagtgccagagtttggtccgcattgccggcagtaagtcggacacgtttccagtgagagtttgactccgccaaggctgccctttgtcaccgattctgttcataacttttatggacagaatttctaggcgcagtcaaggcgttgaggggatctggtttggtggctgcaggattaggtctctgctttttgcagatgatgtggtcctgatggcttcatctggccaggatcttcagctctcgctggatcggttcgcagctgagtgtgaagcgactgggatgagaatcagcacctccaagtccgaatccatggttctcgcccggaaaagggtggagtgccatctccgggttgcggaggagaccctgccccaagtggaggagttcaagtacctcggagtcttgttcacgagtgagggaagagtggatggtgagatcgacaggtggatcggtgcggcgtcttcagtaatgcggacgctgtatcgatccgttgtggtgaagaaggagctgagccggaaggcaaagctctcaatttaccggtcgatctacgttcccatcctcacctatggtcatgagctttgggttatgaccgaaaggacaagatcacgggtacaagcggccaaaatgagtttcctccgccgggtggcggggctctcccttagagatagggtgagaagctctgccatccggggggagctcaaagtaaagccgctgctcctccacatcgagaagagccagatgaggtggttcgggcatctggtcaggatgccacccgaatgcctccctagggaggtgtttagggcacgtccgaccggtaggaggccacggggaagacccaggacacgttgggaagactatgtctcccggctggcctgggaacgcctcgggatcccccgggagaagctggacgaagtggctggggagagggaagtctgggcttccctgcttaagctgctgcccccgcgacccgacctcggataagcggaagaagatggatggatggattattatttgcaaaaaaaaaattgtttatcagtttgaacatcaaatatgttgtcgtctttgtagcatattcaactgaatatgggttgaaaatgatttgcaaatcattgtattccgtttatatttacatctaacacaatttcccaactcatatggaaacggggtatgtatatatatatacaggtatatactgtatatttatttatatatgttcagtttaacagtccagttgtgattgattgaatgtcctgagaatTATACTGGACATTCCTTTGTAATTGCCACaaaataacatgtagtattttgtaaattttttgccaaaaatatttttattttatagataTTTTCAAAGCAGAATATTGTCCTTAGGGCCCTCTGGCACCTCATGGGGGACCCGTAAAAtctgtgcctcttaagacctcactgttggctttgtacgCTCATGTTACTTCTCAACTAGTCAAAGTTGATGCTAATCGACCTGTTTCTTCTCCTTTTTACAGAATGTGAAAGCAAAAGTGAGTCCACAAAAAAACGAATCGTAAAGCAGAATCGAAAATGAAATCTGAATTGGTAAAATCTTATCTATTTCGATCCCagcatgtgtttgtcttcttgtgtcctgcagacgtctgtgaaaaaTATCGTCCACCTGAGCAGCAGGAGGGGTCCTCCAGTATGGAGCAGAAGAGGTCACAGCACCTCCACGTGAAagaagaggagccacagcccccccactttaaagatgaagaaaaacaGCGGCTGTCCCCCCACTTCATAGAGGAAGACAAGAGACACCTCATCAGTGTGAagagtgaaggtgatgaggtcaaaggtgagcgtgatgagaagagagaggcggagcctccaagcagcagctcaactcaacacatgacaacagaagctgatggagaccactgtggaggatcacaagcagacaagctcttagctccactatcagatagtgaggacacaacgtcacactctcctgacactgatgatgaacactctaaagatgataagacatgtcacactgacaacacacacttcacatgttctcactgcgacaaaacctttaaataccattgtcatctgaaagaacatatgagaacacacactggagagaaacctttttcctgctcagaatgtggtaaagatTTTAgactaaaacacatgctgaaagaacacatgagaatacacactggagaaaaacctttttcatgttcattctgcggtaaagattttacccgaaggcaccatttggaaacacacatgagaatgcacactggagaaaaacctttttcatgttcaatctgcggtaaagattttactcaaaggcaatttttgaaaacacacatgagtatacacactggagaaaaaccttttccctgctcagaatgtggtaaaagttttgtaacaaATAgtaatttaaaagtacacatgagaatacacactggtgaaaaaccttttatatgTTCAGTATGTGGTAAAAGTTATATAGAAAGACACCAATTAAAATTACACATGACAACGCActctggtgaaaaaccatactcCTGTTCAAGCTGCCACAAAAGCTTTCGTTGCCCAAAATCTTgtacagtacacatgagaacacactctggtgaaaaaccatactcCTGTTCATGCTGCAACAAAAGCTTTGGTCACCTAAACACTCttacagtacacatgagaacacacacaggagagaaagtgtggagttgcagtgtgtgtggtgaaagattttcttataagtaccagtgtgagaaacacaagtgtgctggtgagaacagcagcagcaaatgaagatgcaggatttgaaataaactgtcaaaagtttgactttgactttctaacaacatcagcacatataacatgtgtgacatcattg
Coding sequences within it:
- the LOC133640652 gene encoding zinc finger protein 391-like, which codes for MCERTIAEYEEELCPTKEEKERQHQKHQVVLHRTDIHQLIGHQEECLPHLQGDSFTLEDPQPSHFKGDKEDPQPSYFKEEKEGECPVGQEEADLTKFPLTVVSVKTEEHEDKPPESSQLHHSPNVCEKYRPPEQQEGSSSMEQKRSQHLHVKEEEPQPPHFKDEEKQRLSPHFIEEDKRHLISVKSEGDEVKGERDEKREAEPPSSSSTQHMTTEADGDHCGGSQADKLLAPLSDSEDTTSHSPDTDDEHSKDDKTCHTDNTHFTCSHCDKTFKYHCHLKEHMRTHTGEKPFSCSECGKDFRLKHMLKEHMRIHTGEKPFSCSFCGKDFTRRHHLETHMRMHTGEKPFSCSICGKDFTQRQFLKTHMSIHTGEKPFPCSECGKSFVTNSNLKVHMRIHTGEKPFICSVCGKSYIERHQLKLHMTTHSGEKPYSCSSCHKSFRCPKSCTVHMRTHSGEKPYSCSCCNKSFGHLNTLTVHMRTHTGEKVWSCSVCGERFSYKYQCEKHKCAGENSSSK